A single region of the Vicia villosa cultivar HV-30 ecotype Madison, WI linkage group LG4, Vvil1.0, whole genome shotgun sequence genome encodes:
- the LOC131594418 gene encoding pentatricopeptide repeat-containing protein At1g62930, chloroplastic-like, with the protein MPIHIVLHNLAIFVSRNRSNLVSHFKARNLVPSLPLSQVEEAMSLLRSRYALSLPSANLFLVRFFSHNHNLVSVDDAVSSFNRILYMNPNPPIFEFNKILGSLVKIKHYSTAISLFQQLQLRRIPTDIVNLSILINCYCHLHQLNFAFSVFANILKLGYHPDTITINTLIRGLCNSGKINEALHFHDNIIAKGFRLDQVSYGTLIKGLCQIGETKAALQILKKIEGSSVKHNVIMYNTIIDSFGKDKLVNDAFDLYFEMIVKGISPNVITYNTLVNTLCIVGQLKEAVGLLNEMSLKNISPNVCTFNTLIDGFCKEGEVEKNRSVVAVMIKQGVKPNVITYNSLMDGYFLVKEVNTARHIFNSFVRRGVEPNTQSYTVMIDGLCKSRMVDEAVNLFKEMHLKNMAPDTITYNSLIDGLCKSGRISDVWDLIDEMHDRGQPANVITYNSLLDALCKDHKVDEAIALLKKIKDQGILPSMYTYTILVDGLCKNGRLKDAQKVFHELLIKGYHLEAKMYTVMVNGLCKERLFDEAFSLMSLMEDNNCTPDVVTYEILVRALFENGKNDKAVKLLREMIAKGLLQQ; encoded by the coding sequence ATGCCAATCCACATAGTACTTCATAATTTGGCTATTTTTGTCTCTAGAAATAGGAGTAACTTGGTGTCGCATTTTAAGGCACGAAATTTAGTCCCCTCTTTGCCTCTCTCCCAAGTTGAAGAAGCAATGTCATTGTTGAGGTCAAGGTACGCTCTCTCTCTTCCTTCTGCCAATTTGTTTCTTGTTCGATTCTTCTCTCACAATCACAATCTTGTTTCTGTTGACGATGCTGTTTCCTCATTCAATCGCATCCTCTATATGAACCCTAACCCACCCATCTTTGAATTCAACAAGATATTGGGTTCCCTTGTTAAAATCAAACATTACTCAACTGCTATTTCCCTTTTTCAACAATTGCAACTTCGACGAATTCCAACCGACATTGTTAATTTGAGCATCTTGATTAACTGTTACTGCCACCTTCATCAACTCAATTTTGCATTTTCTGTATTCGCCAACATCCTCAAGCTAGGTTATCACCCTGATACAATAACTATTAATACACTTATCAGAGGTCTCTGTAACAGCGGCAAGATTAATGAAGCACTTCACTTTCACGACAACATTATAGCGAAGGGGTTTCGACTTGATCAAGTTAGTTACGGGACGTTGATTAAAGGGTTATGTCAAATAGGAGAAACAAAAGCTGCTCTGCAGATTCTTAAGAAGATTGAAGGGTCGTCTGTTAAACATAATGTGATAATGTACAACACAATCATTGATAGTTTCGGAAAGGATAAACTTGTGAATGATGCTtttgatttatattttgaaaTGATTGTCAAAGGAATTTCTCCTAATGTTATCACTTATAATACTTTAGTGAATACCCTTTGCATTGTCGGTCAATTGAAAGAAGCAGTTGGTTTGTTAAATGAAATgtccttgaaaaatattagccCTAATGTTTGTACTTTTAATACACTTATTGATGGTTTTTGTAAGGAAGGAGAGGTGGAAAAAAACAGAAGTGTGGTGGCTGTTATGATTAAACAAGGCGTAAAACCTAATGTTATTACTTATAATTCTTTGATGGATGGATATTTCTTGGTTAAAGAAGTGAACACGGCTAGacacatattcaactcttttgttCGAAGAGGAGTGGAACCTAATACTCAAAGTTACACTGTCATGATAGATGGATTATGTAAGAGTAGAATGGTGGATGAAGCTGTGAATCTCTTCAAAGAAATGCATTTGAAAAACATGGCTCCGGATACTATAACATACAATTCCCTTATTGATGGACTTTGTAAATCAGGGAGAATCTCTGATGTTTGGGATCTCATAGATGAGATGCATGACAGAGGCCAACCTGCTAATGTGATCACTTATAATTCTTTACTGGATGCTTTGTGCAAAGACCATAAGGTTGACGAGGCAATTGCATTATTAAAGAAGATCAAAGACCAAGGGATTCTTCCGAGCATGTATACATACACTATACTTGTTGATGGACTATGCAAAAATGGAAGACTTAAGGATGCACAGAAGGTTTTTCACGAGCTTCTGATTAAGGGCTATCATTTAGAGGCTAAAATGTATACTGTGATGGTTAATGGACTATGTAAAGAGCGCTTGTTTGATGAAGCATTTTCCTTAATGTCGCTAATGGAAGACAACAATTGCACACCTGATGTTGTAACTTACGAAATTCTCGTTCGTGCTTTGTTTGAAAATGGAAAGAATGATAAGGCGGTGAAACTTCTTCGTGAAATGATTGCTAAAGGTCTACTACAACAGTAA